The genomic window AGACACGGTAAATGGTGGAACCACCAGCAATTATATAGGCAAATCTCAGTGGGGCGATCCGTATTTTAACGGAATCATTGACAGTGTGCATATTTTCTCGGACAACCTTTCAGTTTCAGAAATCCAAAAGATCTATGCCGAGGAAAAAGCCTTGCATTTGGCTATGCATTAGCCAAATATTTTGTGCTATAATGCCGTCATGGAAACAAACACCAATAAAATTATTCTCCCCATTTCAATTATTATTGCCGGCCTTTTGATCGCAGGAGCTGTTTATATGAGCGGACGACCCTCAGCCAATCTAGCGACAAACACTGGCAACACCGCCGGACAAAGTACTGCTGGACAAGATATCACTATGGCTCCAGTCACTAGTGCCGATCATATCTTGGGCAATATCAATGCCAAAATTGTCTTAGTCGAATATTCAGACCTAGAGTGTCCTTTCTGCAAACAATTTCACACCACTCTGCATCAGATAAGCGATGCCTATGGTAAAAACAATGACGTAGCTTGGGTTTATCGCCATATGCCGATCGACTCTCTTCATCCAAAGTCTCGCAAAGAATCCGAAGCGGCAGAATGTGCTGGTGAAATTGGTGGAGACCAAATGTTTTGGAACTATATCGACAAGATTTACGCCATTACCCCATCCAACAATCAGCTCGACCCCGCTCAGCTACCGATGATTGCTGATCAGCTTGGTTTGGATAAGGCAAAATTTGCTACATGTCTAGCGAGCGGCAAATACGCAGCCAAAGTCGAGGCTCAGAGAGCCGACGGAGTAGCAGCCGGCGGCCAAGGGACTCCTTATACTATTATCCTGACGGGGGATAGAAAAATCCCAATCAATCAAGGCGCCATCCCTTATGATGCTCTCAAGTCTGTCATCGATCAGTTGCTGGCCGGCAAATAGATAGCTTTTTAAGCGCACACCACTCACACTTAGCCTCGCCGCAAGAATCCGTTAAAATCGCACCTGACCAGACCGCATCAAGCAACCGTTGAATCTCTGATTTCACTTTTTCAAGATCACTTTTTTCTATTGGCAATGTTTCAATAAAACATCTCCCTTTGCTGTCTGGCATAATAAAAACTAATGAAGGAATCACGTTTTTATTTTTAAAGCTGACATCCTCTTCAATCAATAATCTATAAAAAACAAGCTGCCGAAAATAATTTCCATTTGAATTCTTGGTCAATCCCTTAATTT from Candidatus Paceibacterota bacterium includes these protein-coding regions:
- a CDS encoding thioredoxin domain-containing protein yields the protein METNTNKIILPISIIIAGLLIAGAVYMSGRPSANLATNTGNTAGQSTAGQDITMAPVTSADHILGNINAKIVLVEYSDLECPFCKQFHTTLHQISDAYGKNNDVAWVYRHMPIDSLHPKSRKESEAAECAGEIGGDQMFWNYIDKIYAITPSNNQLDPAQLPMIADQLGLDKAKFATCLASGKYAAKVEAQRADGVAAGGQGTPYTIILTGDRKIPINQGAIPYDALKSVIDQLLAGK